The segment GGGATCATCGTCTTCCTCATCTTCTTCCTTCCGGGCGGCCTGCTCAAGGTGTCATACCGCAAGGTCGTGAATCGGCTGCGAGGCGCCGAGGGGGTGCGATCATGAGTCAGCCTGTTCTGCGACTCGAGAACCTGTCGCGTGCATTCGGTGGCATTCAGGCGGTTGATGACGTCTCCCTGGATCTAAATGAAGGAGAGATCGTCGGGTTGATCGGACCGAATGGCGCCGGCAAGACAACCCTGGTCAACCTGGTGACAGGTGCCCATACGCCGGATAAAGGGAAGGTGCTTTTCTTCGGGCAGGATGTGACCCGACAGAAGCCCTTTCAGGCGGCACGACGCGGCCTTTGCCGAACATTCCAGATCGTCCAGCCGTTTCCGGCTCTAACCGTGACGGACAACGTTGCCGCGGGTGCCGTGTTCGGGGGCGGCATGGACAGCATGATGGCCGCGCGCCGCCGAGCGCGAGAGTTGCTCAGTTTCGTTGGTCTGGACCACCTGGCCGAGGAAATGGCCTCCTCGCTCACGCTGCCCAATCGCAAGCGCCTGGAACTGGCCAAGAGCCTGGCGATGAATCCGAAG is part of the Natronocella acetinitrilica genome and harbors:
- a CDS encoding ABC transporter ATP-binding protein, coding for MSQPVLRLENLSRAFGGIQAVDDVSLDLNEGEIVGLIGPNGAGKTTLVNLVTGAHTPDKGKVLFFGQDVTRQKPFQAARRGLCRTFQIVQPFPALTVTDNVAAGAVFGGGMDSMMAARRRARELLSFVGLDHLAEEMASSLTLPNRKRLELAKSLAMNPKVLMLDEVNAGLNAAEIDTALDLIRRISQQGVTILIIEHLMKVVLGVSQRVVVMERGGVIAEGDPQTVVNDERVIEAYLGSKYAQRLKDPTHG